CAGGATGGCGCCCAGCGGCTGGTAGCCGGAGGTGATGCCCTTGGCCGAGGTGATGATGTCCGGCTGCAGGTCGAAATGATCCTTCGAGGCGAAGAAATGGCCGAGGCGGCCGAAGGCCGTCACCACCTCGTCGGAGATGTACATGACCTCGTGCTTCTCGCAGACCGCCTTGGCGCGCTTGTGATAGCCGGGCGGCGGCACGATCACGCCGCCGGCCCCCATGATCGGCTCGGCGAAGAACATCGCCACGTTCTCCGGCCCCAGCTCGAGGATCTTGTTCTCCAGCTCGGCGATGACCTGGTCGCCATATTCCGCGACCGTCATGCCGTCCGGCCGGCGATAGGGATTGGGGCAGGAAATGTGATGGACCATGTCGTCGATGGTATCGAAGCCGATCTTGTCGAACCCCACGCCGGTGATGGTCGCGGTCAGCAGGGTCGAGCCGTGATAGCCGTCGACGCGCGCGATGATCTTCTTCTTCGACTTCTTGCCGAGGCGGTTGAAGTAGAAGGCGACGAGGCGCGCCGCGCTGTCGTTCGATTCCGAGCCGCCGGTCGTGTAGAAGACGTGATTGAGCGGCCCCGGCGCCAGCTGCGCCAGCTTCGCCGCCAGCTCGGCCGCGGGCGGCGTCGTCAGATGGGTGAAGGTCGAGTAGTAGCAGATGCGCCGCGCCTGCTCGGCCAACGCCTGCGCCATCTCCTCGCGGCCATAGCCGATATTGACGCACCAGAGCCCGCCGATGCCGTCGATATAGCGCTTGCCGTCGGCATCGAACACATAGATGCCGTCGCCCTCGGCGATGACGTCCGAGCCGGTCTCCTTGAAGGTGGAAAAGTCGGTCCAGGGATGGATGTAGTGATCCTTATCCATCTGCCAGAGCGCCTTGCTGTCATATTTCATGTTCTTCATGGGTATCTCCCAAAAAATCACGCCCCCTCCCCTTGCGGGAGGGGGTAGGGGGAGGGGTGCGGCCGCGCCCCTCCCGCTCGCTACGCTCGCCGCCCCTCCCGCGAGGGGAGGGGCCGTGGATAGGCTCGAATCACAGCCAGCCTTTCTTCTTGACGTCGGCGAGCGTCTGGTCGAGCGACTTGCGGGCGAGTTCCATGAACTCGTCGATATCCGCGGTCGTCCAGATCAGCGGCGGCGAGAGCAGCATGGTATCGCGCGTCGCGCGCATCACCAGACCGTTGGCGAAGCAATGGTCGCGGCAGATCGTGCCGACCTCGCCGATGGGGTTGAAGAATTTCCGCTTCGCCTTGTCCTTCACCAACTCGATCGCGCCGATGAAGCCCAGCGAGCGCACCTCGCCGACGAGCGGATGGTCCTTCAACTCGTTGAGGCGCTTGGCGAGATAGGGGCCGGTCTCGTTATGGACGCGGGTCACCAGGCCCTCGTCGCGCATCAAGCGGATGTTCTCCATGGCGACCGCGCAGGAGACCGGGTGGCCGGAATAGGTGTAGCCGTGATTGAACTCGCCGCCCTTGTCGCCGGCGATGACATCGGCCACGCGCTTGCCGACCATGACCGCCGAGAGCGGCAGATAGCCCGAGGTCAGGCCCTTGGCCAAGGTCATGAAGTCCGGCTCGATCTTGAAATACTCGGAGGCGAACCAGTAGCCGGTGCGCCCGAAGCCGCAGATCACCTCGTCCGCGATCACCAGCAGGTCGTACTGCTTGCAGATGCGCTGGATCTCCGGCCAGTAGGTGTCGGGCGGAATGATAACGCCGCCGGCACCCTGGATCGGCTCGCCGACGAAGGCGGCGCAATTCTCCGGCCCCAGCTCCAGGATCTTGTCCTCGAGCGCCTTGGCCGCCTTGCGGCCGAACTCGGCCGGCGTCAGGTCGCCGCCCTCGCCATACCAGTAAGGCTGCTGGATATGGGTGAAACCCGGCAGCGGCAGGTCGGCGATCGCGTGCATATAGCTCATGCCGCCCATCGAGGCCGCCACCATGGTCGAGCCGTGATAGCCGTTATGCCGGCCGATGATGGTCTTCTTGGTCTTCTTGCCCATCAGGTTCCAGTAATGGCGCGCCATGCGGGCGATGGTGTCGTTCGCGTCCGAGCCCGAGAGGCCATAGAACACGCGATTGAGGCCCTTCGGCGTCATGTCCGAGAGGATCTTGGAGAGCTCGGCCGCGGGCGGGGTCGTGGTCTTGAAGAAGGTGTTGTAATAGGGCAGCTCGATCATCTGGTCGTAGGCGACCTTGGCCAGCTCCTTGCGGCCATAACCGAGATTGACGCACCACAGGCCGGCGAACGCATCGAGCAGGCGGCGGCCGTCCGAATCGTAGAGATGCGTGCCTTCCGCGCGGGCGATGACGCGCACGCCCTGGCTGGGGAGCGCATGCTGGTCGGTGAAGGGATGGAGATGATGGGCCAGATCCTGCGCCTGCCATTCGGCGGTGGAGTTGCGGCGTGCGGTCTGCGACATGGGGCGAATCCTTCCGAGTAGAATCTTTCTGCTGGCATAGGGGAGGGGGCCGCCGCCTGCGACAAGGCAAGGGCAGGGCGCGGCCGGAAGCCGGAAGACCGGTCTAATGCTTTATGGATTGAAGCCGATGCGGGCGCAGAGGATGAGCAGCTCCGTCTGCCGCGAGCGCACGGTGTCTTCACCGCGACGGCTCGGCCTGACGGAGCGGGCGCCCGACCGGCCCTCGGGGCCGACCGGCCCCACCGAGGGGCGGATCGTTTCCTGCATCATCGGATACGAAACCTAGCACGGCGCCGGGCGCGGCGGGAAGCCGGCCGAGAGCGTCGGGCCATGCGCGCCTTGCGGGGCTCGCCATGCTATAAGCGCAGCGTTTGGGGATAGGACGAGTTCGCAAAGGTCATCGAATTCATGGAAACCCTGAGGATCCTCCTCCAGGGGCTGGGGATCTTGTCCATGGTCGCGGCCCTGGCTTGTGCCGGCCTGACCTTCGTCTTTTCCGGCCTGCGCAGTCTGGGTTCCGGCGCCGGCCGGAGCCCGCGGCCGGCCGCGATCGCGATCATCGGCGGGCTCGGAGGTCTCGGGATTCTGCTGTTCTGGGCGGGACGTTCGCTGTGAACCCCGCCATCAAGCGCGGAGCCAGGCGATGAAATCGGCGTTCGGTCTTCTGCTGATGATCGTCGGCGCGCTGTCGGGCGCGGCGGCCCTGGTCTGCATCGCCATCGTCGCCGTCTTCTCCGATGTCCGGACCCTGGGTGCGGGCGGTAGCGGCGGGGCGACCAGCGATGCGGTCGCGATCATCGCCGGGTTCGCGACGGCGGGCCTGCTGTTGTGGTTCGGGGGCCGGGCCATGCGCCGCTCGGCGGCCGACGAATCGCGATCAAACCCCTAAAAGTTGTGGTAGTCTCATCCGGTGCACTCCGTTTCGCGAGTGACCGGGCACGGACATGAAACTCATTTCCGACACCTATCTCGAGCAGAACCGAAAGCTGCATGAGCAAGGGTCCTTCGGCATCAGCGGTCATCAGTGGGGCCCGAGGATCGCGTCGCTGGCGGAGATGTTCCGCTGCCGCACGATTCTCGACTATGGCTGCGGTCGCCAGACGCTCCGCGATGCGCTCAAGGGCCGGGACCTCGAAGTTCGGGGATTCGATCCGGCCATCCCCGGCCTGGATATGCCGCCGGAGAAGGTTGACCTGGTCGCCTGCACCGACGTCCTCGAGCATATCGAGCCAGAGTATCTCGATTCCGTGATTGCGGAGATTGCGCGCTGCGCCACCAAGGCGGTCTTCCTGGTGGTCCATACCGGTCCCGCGGTCAAGACGCTGCCCGATGGGCGCAATGCTCACCTGATCCAGCAGCCTTATGCCTGGTGGCTGCCGAAGTTCGACAAGCGCTGGGACCGTTTCTCCGAACGCGTGGGCGATAACGCCTTCTGGTACGCCGGGAAGGCTCGTCCCGCTTGAGGGACCATCAATGCAAAAGGGCCGCGTCGATTGAGGATGCGGCCCTTTATGTTTGCAAGCCCGATGCGGATCAGACGTTCAGCAGCAGATGCTCGCGTTCCCAGGAGCTGATGACGCGCGAATAGGCCTCGAGCTCGGAGCGCTTCACGAAATCGACCGCCTGGCAGAAGCGTTCGCCCAGGATCGGCTTGATCTGGCGGCAGGCATTGAAGCGGCTCAGCGCGTCATAGAGCGTGCGCGGCAGGGTGTGGGCGAGGCGATAGGCGCTGCCCTCGACCTGCTTGCTGGGCTTGAGCCGCTCTATCATGCCGAGATAGCCGCAGGCGAGCGACGCCGCGATGGCGATATAGGGATTGGCGTCGGCGCCGGCGAGCCGGTTCTCGATGCGCCGGCCGGCGCCGCTCGAGATCGGCACGCGCAGGCCCACCGAGCGGTTGTCCACGCCCCAATGAACATTGATGGGAGCGTCGAGATAGGGCTGCAGGCGCCGGTAGGAGTTCACGTTGGGGGCCAGCAACGGCATCACCAGCGGCAGATAGCGCTGGAGCCCCGCGACATGCGAGCGGAACAGCGCCGAATCGCTACCGTCGCGATGCGCGAAGAGGTTCCGGCCCGTGCGCTTGTCCACCACCGACTGGTGGATATGCATCGAGCTGCCGGGCTCGTTGGCGAGCGGCTTCGCCATGAAGGTGGCATAGACGTTGTGGCGCATCGCGGCGTGACGGACCGTGCGCTTGAACAGGAAGGCCTGGTCGGCGAGCCAGAGCGGGTCGCCATGGTTGAAGTTGATCTCCATCTGCGCCGCGCCGGCCTCATGCGTCAGCGTGTCGATGTCGAGACCCATGGTCTCGCAGAAATCGTAGACGTCCTCGAAGATCGGATCGAACTCGTTGGTCGCGTCGATGCCGTAGGACTGCCGGCCCGTCTCGGGACGGCCGGAGGCGCCGACCGGCGGCTGCAGCGGCAGATCGGGATCGGTGTTGACCTGCACCAGGAAGAATTCGAGCTCGGGCGCGACCACGGGGCGCCAGTTGCGCTCGCTATAGAGCTCGAGCACGCGCTTGAGCACATAGCGCGCGGCGATGTCGACCGGCTTGTCCTCGGCGTAATAGGCGTCGTTGATGACCTGCGCGGTCGGCTCCTTGTACCAGGGGACCAGCGAGATCGTGTCCGGATCGGGACGCAGATAGACGTCGGGGTCCTGGTCGGTCGCCATCGAGCTTTCGTCATCGTCGGGATATTCGCCGGTGACGGTCTGCAGATAGACGCTTTCGGGCAGGCGAAGATTGCTGTCGCGCGTG
The nucleotide sequence above comes from Hypericibacter terrae. Encoded proteins:
- a CDS encoding aspartate aminotransferase family protein, with translation MSQTARRNSTAEWQAQDLAHHLHPFTDQHALPSQGVRVIARAEGTHLYDSDGRRLLDAFAGLWCVNLGYGRKELAKVAYDQMIELPYYNTFFKTTTPPAAELSKILSDMTPKGLNRVFYGLSGSDANDTIARMARHYWNLMGKKTKKTIIGRHNGYHGSTMVAASMGGMSYMHAIADLPLPGFTHIQQPYWYGEGGDLTPAEFGRKAAKALEDKILELGPENCAAFVGEPIQGAGGVIIPPDTYWPEIQRICKQYDLLVIADEVICGFGRTGYWFASEYFKIEPDFMTLAKGLTSGYLPLSAVMVGKRVADVIAGDKGGEFNHGYTYSGHPVSCAVAMENIRLMRDEGLVTRVHNETGPYLAKRLNELKDHPLVGEVRSLGFIGAIELVKDKAKRKFFNPIGEVGTICRDHCFANGLVMRATRDTMLLSPPLIWTTADIDEFMELARKSLDQTLADVKKKGWL
- a CDS encoding glutamine synthetase family protein; this translates as MKQLEEFLAERKIDEVECLVADMSGIARGKILPAKKFIKSTRDSNLRLPESVYLQTVTGEYPDDDESSMATDQDPDVYLRPDPDTISLVPWYKEPTAQVINDAYYAEDKPVDIAARYVLKRVLELYSERNWRPVVAPELEFFLVQVNTDPDLPLQPPVGASGRPETGRQSYGIDATNEFDPIFEDVYDFCETMGLDIDTLTHEAGAAQMEINFNHGDPLWLADQAFLFKRTVRHAAMRHNVYATFMAKPLANEPGSSMHIHQSVVDKRTGRNLFAHRDGSDSALFRSHVAGLQRYLPLVMPLLAPNVNSYRRLQPYLDAPINVHWGVDNRSVGLRVPISSGAGRRIENRLAGADANPYIAIAASLACGYLGMIERLKPSKQVEGSAYRLAHTLPRTLYDALSRFNACRQIKPILGERFCQAVDFVKRSELEAYSRVISSWEREHLLLNV
- a CDS encoding methyltransferase domain-containing protein codes for the protein MKLISDTYLEQNRKLHEQGSFGISGHQWGPRIASLAEMFRCRTILDYGCGRQTLRDALKGRDLEVRGFDPAIPGLDMPPEKVDLVACTDVLEHIEPEYLDSVIAEIARCATKAVFLVVHTGPAVKTLPDGRNAHLIQQPYAWWLPKFDKRWDRFSERVGDNAFWYAGKARPA
- a CDS encoding aminotransferase; this encodes MKNMKYDSKALWQMDKDHYIHPWTDFSTFKETGSDVIAEGDGIYVFDADGKRYIDGIGGLWCVNIGYGREEMAQALAEQARRICYYSTFTHLTTPPAAELAAKLAQLAPGPLNHVFYTTGGSESNDSAARLVAFYFNRLGKKSKKKIIARVDGYHGSTLLTATITGVGFDKIGFDTIDDMVHHISCPNPYRRPDGMTVAEYGDQVIAELENKILELGPENVAMFFAEPIMGAGGVIVPPPGYHKRAKAVCEKHEVMYISDEVVTAFGRLGHFFASKDHFDLQPDIITSAKGITSGYQPLGAILLSDEMYDVISVPQAKGAMLTNGFTYSGHPIACAAGLKNIEIMEREDICGHVREVGPYFQKRLESLYDLPIVGDVRGSHFMLCVEFVADQKTKALLPPEAAIGNRISRLAQERGAIIRPIGHLNVMSPPLTMTKAQVDDLVEIIRQSAVLAMDELKREKLWNG